GGGGATAGCCGATGCCAGCTCGGCCATTCCGCATCCGACTGCTAGGATAAAAATGCCTGCAATCAGCCACCCCCACATCAGGGACACCATGCCTCCTGGCATACCAATTGCTAGCACAGACGCAATACTAGGAAGAAGACCCATAATTGAAAACGCTACACCGAAAACTTGTATCGTGCTAAAGTGCCGATTCAGCTCCTGCTTGTAGCCGATCTCAGCCAGAAGCTCGGAGTCACCATTCGCCCCCTTCGCGTCGATGAAGTTAACCTCACCGGCTCTTTTCGATGTGATGGTTCTCAACGACCCGAACTGGTGGAGCCCGTCCGCCGCCGGCTCGATGGATGAGCTAACGTCTGTGGTATTCGCAgctgcttgaactttttccaTTGCTATGGCTGTTGGTTGGTATGTTCTCGTGTTTGGCACAGGCTTTGACCCTCATCTGCTCTTATAGGGCatcttgcttcttcaactccCGCCCGTTGGCCATTGCAGTATCCAACTCCCGCCGAGAAGACACATCCCGCCGAGACAACACATCCCGCCCATATCTTCTTATCAACTCTGCACATGACttattcaaaacaaaatcttGCGTACAACATACTACAAAGAACTTTTGTAAGTCTGGCGCGGAAGTCTTGGCAATCTACCACGACTTCATGAATTCCATAAGCATCCTACCACCGATGTCGGCCATTGCTTTCCTGCGTAAACCTCTAGGGTTTTGCCACTTTTAACAGGCTCTGCCATTGCTACTGGGGGCAACCAATGCCTTTGCACTTCCAACATGCTGGTTTGGTAAACGATATCACCTGTTATCGGTAAATCTTTTCCGTCTATCTGATAAGGATATTTGTAAAGTGATATCTAATGATATcggcacgtgacagaaAGTTGGAAAGCCTATAGGATTCACTTACCATCGCGTGACATCCAGTGCTCTCGGACTAGTACATGTGAGGGGAATCGTGATGCCGTAAGGCTGAAAAAAGCCGTCTGAAGAACCACCAgcaaagctcttgaacgAGGCGGTAGGGAAAATGATGTGATAGCTAATAGAAACGCTGTTGAAGGGTTCTCGGAAGGTTGGCCCGAAACAAAAGGGACCTGTTTAAGCGTGTGTAAGGTCAGGGTGTATGGAGTGGCAACATAGAACCATGAAGCCAGAATGCACAGGAACGGGAATCCGAAGTGCAAGGATGACAATTAGAGTGCAAAAACGGGAGTTCACCGTGTAGAGACGGAATTTGGTAGCGCAGGGTCGGGAATCCAGGGCGCATGCGCCATGAAAGGCGTCGGAGAGCACTGCCGGTATCGCTAATCTAGCTTGGGTCAGGGTCCAGGTAGGGGTGGCGCAGACTTGTTAAGCGACTGTCGGGGTGCGTTGCTGGTGCAGTTCTGCAGTCGATATCTCGAAAGCTGCAGAGCTAGCGACGATGTCGCGATGCACGAACCTCTATCGGAGCCTTGTGATTCACAAATTCTTGAATGGGGCAGGCGGTTGGCCTGTCAGCGACCTTATAAGCGCGATATCTTCAGTGACCTCTTCCGGCTTCAGGGATTGTAGTGGCGGGGCGGCCTTCGTGGAGAGGCGGTTTGTCGCGCGGGTCTTTTTGACCTCGCGATCCTTATCACCGAAAAGCAGGGCCTGGAGATCTGTGGAGTCGCTGATGCCTTGCAAGAATCGGGACTCAGAGCTAGTACTGTTGTAACTGAGAGGGGCGGGCGAGTCTTTCGCGGAGGGCGCGTCTTGCTCGTCGCTCATGGCGCGGGACGCCGCGGTGGTCGCCAGACGGCGCCTTAGCGAGCGGCGCTCCGTGCCCGTGTCGGTTGCGCTCTCATTGGCCGAGATCTCCTTGCCAAACTCGTTGGGCGATGAGTCCCACGCAGACGCGGTCGCACTGCGTGTAGTCTTCTGGAACTTTGTGCGCGAGTAATCCATGGAGTAGGAGTGTGCGTTGGCCACGTCCATCAGCAACCGCTCCTCCTGCAGTTTTTTCATCTTACTCTCTAACGACTCGTAGAGCTTCTCCTTACAAAGCTTGATTACTTTCTCGTGCTCAGCCTTGGTCTTTTCGATGTCCTCCTGGAACTCGATGCCGGATCTGTTGACGCGGTACTCCTCGAACAGCCGCAGCCGCACGAGCTCGTAGTCGCGTTCCTCTTCCAAGTCCCGCAGCTTGCGAAGAAACTGCACGCTATTGCCCTGATGCAGCGTGGTGAGTGTGGTTTGCAAGGAAGTCAGCCGATTACGGTAGTGCGTGTCGCGGTCGAGCGAGAAGTTCTGCGATACCTTGCGTACTTTCGACTCAAAGTTGTGTCGCCTCTTGTCTTTTCTCGAGATTGCTGGTAAAGTATTTGAGTTAGTGACCTGCTCCTCGCTTAGCGATGGGGAACTCCTTCCACGCACTGCGCTCCCGCCGGACCCTGCTTCATTAGCAGCGTCGCGAGAGCGATTGCGATTTGAACATACTTTCATGATGGGGAAGAGCGTTACTCATGTTCTTTGAATGCAGCAAGGCGCTCTGAATTTAGGCGGGGGCCAAGTGTTTTGGGTAGTGCGAGGGAAAGTTTATAAGGTAAGTTCATATACCTCTataatcaaaaatttcTCTACAAAATAGAGGCGATGAGATAGGAAAGAAGGTCAATCGAGATGGGCAAAGTAGAGCTTCTGGTGGCAGAAACGAGCTATTTGAAGCTGATCAAGTCGTCTTTAGAGGCCAATGGCGCATTCGTGAAACCTATCCACTTTGAGGATGGATGCAAGATCGTCAGGACTGCCTACGACATGGACGATGCGCGAGTACAAGAGATTCTGGAAACCTACAAAGGCGTGAAAGCCAGGGAGTACACAGTACAAGAAGCGGCCATTTTTGACCGTGTGTCTCGTTTTACAGACGAGTACCTAACAAAAAATGGAATTAGCGCTGCGGATCGGGTGGAACTTGCGGCACACATTCCGCTTCGCTACACGTTGTACCACCCTGTAGTACTGTTCAATAACTCTGCCGAGCGCAGCTTCCTCCATGCGAGCTGGCAGAATGTCCTGCAGAAGCCTGAGAACAGTCAATTTTTTAAGTTGATGTTGCAGGAGCTATTCCCCCAATACACGCATGCGGCCACGAATATGCCTATAGTGGAGCACGATGTAATGCGCCGCCCGTTCCACCTTGTACCGCTCGAAGGCTGCCTTTTCGAAGGAGAGGCCTGTGAACAAACCTGGGACGAGCCCACGCCGCGCGACTTTACCCGTTCTGTGTGGTGCCATGTGGTTCAAAACGGCATACACCAGTTCTGGTCGCCTGTGTTTACTATGTTCAGCCGCGGCAAcatcaaggagaaaaaaCGAATTCTGGACACATATCCAGACATCGGAGGCCGTGATATTGTTGACCTCTATGCCGGAATCGGCTACTTCACGCTAAGCTATCTAAAGGCTGGTGCCCGCCGTGTCTTCTGCTTTGAGCTGAATCCGTGGAGCACGGAGGGCCTCCGTCGTGGGGTTGCTTTCAATAACTTCCGTGGCGAATGCCATGTCTTCCAGGAGTCTAACGTGAACTGTATTGCCCGGTTGGCGCAGTTCCAGAATCTGGAAATACGTCACATAAACCTCGGGCTTTTACCGAGCAGTGCTCAGGGTTACCCGCTGGCACTTTCTCTTGTACGCGACCGAAGCGCGCTCTCTCTTACGACGCTGCATATCCACGAGAACGTGCATCTCGATAGCTTGACCTCAGGCCAGTTCACCGAGCAAACAGTAAATCaccttcaagaaatcgAGCCGCTCTTCCAGTACCGCGCGCgccatcttgaaaagattaAAACGTTCGCCCCAGATGTGTGGCATGTGTGCCTCGACGTTGACGTCCACGTTCCAGGTCGCTGAACCTCCCATTAACTGGGCAtcgctctcttcttctgctcgGTATCTGCCGAGATTGGCGCCAAAGCACGTGACAGTGAGAGAGGCCTATGTGTCAGATCACGTGGTCTCCGAGGGTGAAGACGTCACCTCCGCCAAGGCACCCTCGGATTAGAGATTGAAAATAACGGGCGTGAAATTTCCAGCTTCAGAAAAGGCAGGGCCGAATAATCCAAAGTGCACTAGCGAGCGTAAGAGAGCGGGAAGAGGGGCTTTTGAAGTGACACTACCAGTAAAACATGGACTTCAACCAGTTTATGAGTTACCAGGAGAAATCCGGAGAAAAATCGAATACAAACAGCCCGAAGGATACACCCCAAGGCGGGAGTGGCTTATTTCCCGGCTCAGGCGGGCGTGAGGAGCCAGCGCAGCTGACTCTTAACACCGGGTTCAACGGATGGGCTGGTACGTCCCGTCATGTCAGCGAAGCGGAGAGCATATTCTTGTCGCCGCTGAGTGAGGACTCGCCGCGGGGGTTTCCCGTAGGCCAGAGGCTTGCAACTCCGACTATCAACATCGAGCAGACGCAGGAGCCCTTCGATGAGAACGACGCGATGCGTGCATTTGTTGGAAATATACAGGAACCGTTCGACAGTCTGGGACTCGGGTTTCAAAACGAGCTGCAGGGAGCGCCCTCAAGCTTCAGCCCCGCCCATTCGATGCTGTCGCCGCATTTCAACGACGATTTTGTCTCTACTCGTTCAGCATCCGTACACTCCGCAACATCTGACAGTGGTCGCACTGCGGGTGCTCACCGCGTAGATATCGCACTGTCACCCGTGGCTTCGCGACTCACCACAGGGGATGATGAACTGGACGAGATTCTAAGCGTGCGATCAGGACCCGACCCCTTTGGCGATATAGATTATCCACAAGAATCCCAGAGCATCCCTGCACAGGACGTGAGCAGTTTCCTGAGCCCCGTGGACAACATGTTTGGGTTTGGTGATTCATCCGCGTACAGCGATCCTGCTCCGCTGCCCGCAAACTTTTCTAGGCCACAGATATCGGTCCAGGAGTTTCAAGTAATAACACCTGCTGAAATGTCCAAGAGCCCGCAGGTAAGCGCTTCACCATCGCCATCAAATTCTTTCCAGGGTGGGCCTTCGCAGCAGAATACAAATCTACTATCTGTGGAACGAGACGATGTTGCGGTCACTAGCGATGATGAGGAGGTTCACGACCTGATGCGGCAGGGACGCAAAGTTCGGCGCAAGTCTGCACAGGGGTTTGTGCGCTCCCCGTCTAGAGGACGAAGCTTATCTGTTGACGAGAAAGCCCGGTCACTCAGCGAAAACCGCGAGAGGCTATTAGAACTAGCTGCGCTtaagccttcaaaatccCACAACGACCGCTCTGAAGAGCAGTCTGATGGGTACGATTTCACGGAAGAGGACAGCTTACCAATGAACGTATCAGGAGTAACGAGGCGCAAGAGCATCCAGAAAAATCCAGCCGTCTATGCATGCGAGCTCTGTGACAAGAAATTTACAAGGCCCTATAATCTCAAGTCTCACCTGCGAACCCATACCGACGAGAGGCCTTTCGCTTGTGCCATTTGCgggaaagcttttgctcGTCAGCATGACCGCAAGCGACATGAAGACCTCCACACGGGAAAAAAGCGATACACATGCAAAGGCAAGCTGAAAGACGGTACGCAATGGGGTTGCGGTAAGAAATTTGCCCGAAGCGATGCTCTAGGGCGTCATTTCAAGACGGAGGGAGGTAAACGATGCATCGCTCCTCTCTACGAAGAAGTCACCAGGGAGCGAGAAGCTGGCCGTAAGCCTGAGATTGACCTGCCTATAGATATATGACATATAACGGACTCAGTACATAGAGACTCGCATTGGCATATCTAATTATTTCTTTGTAATAATAATAACAATTCAAATTTCATTTCATCTTcgcatcttgaaaaacattTGAAATAAGGTCTCTACGAAAATAGCATCAGCAAAATCGAGACACAAAGTTGAGACGATGAATGGCCCTGCGAGCGATAACGAGGAGCTGGAGACACGAATCCTAGAAGCCTCTCAGagatcttcaaagcttgaagaaattgacctggaacatcaaaaagtgTTGCAAAACCAGCAACTTTTGTACGCCAAAGACTTGTTTTCCAATAAGGCACATACTCCTGTACATGTTTCCAGCGTTGTTGTCAATAATGCAGAATGTGTAAGGCCCTCTGTCCTCCAGAACTACCTAGATCAAACCATAACTCGCGCAACAACGTTCGAGCACCTTTGTGAGCTGTCGGATATTTTGAACATGAAACTCATTTCTAATGGCCTAGTAGAGAATTGCACTCAGACTTTAGACAGCCGCGGTGTACTACACTATGAGCTACAGGATTCTGATCCGAAACCCAGCTATGCGACGCCCCATAGCACTGGGCATACAGTGTCCGTTGTTGACATCGTGCCCATCGTCAATCTTCAACCGCTCAAAAAAATCTCAGCCAAGACAGGAACAAACATTGGAAATGGTGAGGGAGATGGGTACCTCCAGCTCCAGTGGCGAAATGCTTTGGGCGGAGGAGAGAAGTTCACTTTTGATGCTACAAAGGGCACTAAGACTCATTCTTCGTACCTTTTCGATTACTCTCAGCCTTTATCCCCCTGGTGGCTGTGGGATTGCTCTGTTTACAAAAACTCTAGGAGCTTGGGAAACATGGAACTTCTAATGAGAGGAACCCGTGCATCGGTGAGGTCAGCATTCGAGAAACATAAACACCTTAACTACGAGCTTGGTGTGGAGAGCCTATGGCGTAGCACCCAAGCCACTTCTACACACAGCTCTGActcgctgctgttgctAGCTGGCGATGAAGTCAAGAATTCTCTGTCGCATTCAGTTTTTTGGGATACTCGAGATAGGCCGATTTTCCCTCTAGCAGGTAGCTTCTACAAACTCACTAACGAACTAAGCCCCAGCAAGTATTGGAAatgtttttttgaagcatctAAGGTCAAAAGTTGGCGCAAGAATGATTTTTTTACAGCAAGCTTCACATTGAAAGGAGGGTACATTAACAACTTCTCGGCGTCAAAGCCGCTCCATATCAGCGACAAGTTTCACAATGGCGGAAGCAATGATGTTCGTAGCTTCCAATTGATGGGACTTGGTCCTAAGGACCTCCACGATTCTTTGGGTGGTGACGCTTTTGTATCTTACGGAGTGAGTCTCTTTAGCCGGCTTCCTTTTAAGCGTTGGTCAGACTCCAATTTTAGACTTCATGCATTCTTCAACGGCGCAAGACTGATCAACACAAACGGAGACCAACTGAAAAACTGCATCTCAAGCCTAGCACGCGAGCACTCCACCTCGACCGGGATTGGCTTAGTCCTCGGGCACCCTGTCGCAAGATTCGAGCTGAATTTTGGTATTCCTCTCACCGCACACACCAGCGACTCCGCGCGGAAAGGTTTTCAGTACGGAATCGGGCTATCGTTTCTGTGATGCATTACTGACTACGTTTCATTAATACACTGTAAATAGCGTTTTCGGTTACAACTGATAGATGTACTACTGCGTCTGGTCCCTAATCCACTTATCGTGATGGCTAATGACTTGCGGTATGATGAGTTCCTCAATTGCCTGCTTGTCGTCCGGTACCCTAATCCAATCACCTTTCCGATTTTGTTCTGAAACAAACACTACCTCCTTGTTTCTGGTTTGCAAAAGATTTCCAATCACCAGTTGATGATTGTAGCGGTCGAGAGCTTGTGTCGCTTTTTTGATAAGGATGCTTTCGTCCGTCTCGAGCTTGAAAGATACGATCATAGCCTGAGCTGCCCAGGATACTACCAGTCTCCGCAAAAATTTTGGCACTGGATCTAGGTCAACGATAAGCTTTCCATCTACGGAAGTGTGAGCCGTAGAGTTGGGGAGAGTGGATGGCTGGCTCACTTCTTGTGACTGGATCTTGTGTTCGGGGAGCCTTGAGTGTGGGACGAAAAAGTCGCTTACAGCAGCTGCCAGGTAGAAAAGACTGCCTTTGCGATCTAGCAGCTTAGCAACGGATTTTAGTGACCACAAGTACTGATTGACGGTGGTAAACGGCAGTAGTAGCAGCCGCCTTTCCTCGTGCATATAGCGTTCAAAAAGCGACTTCGCCGAGAGTAAATCCTGTCTGAACTGCGGTTTTACAGCACCACTATTATCGAAGTAATCCAGAAAGCAAACATCGCTATTGTGTGTGAAGTTGCGGTTGAACGGCGTCAGTGAAAACTCCCGGTGAAGGAAGATCACCGCGTATCCCTGGCGCAGGAACTGCTCAGCGCTGGACGCACCCCTGGTACCCGCAGAAAAATTGTCGATGAAGCGCACCGTGTTGTTCTCCAAGGGCACGGTGGTGCCGCCTGAGGTTACAAGTACAATGCGCGAGCGCCCCAGAGAGTACTGCAGCTCAATGAAATCGCGCGCCTGCTGAGTGAGGTCGTCGAGATACTCTGGTCGAGGGTTCGTGAGAAAGAACTTCTCTTCGTCTGCCGTTTCTGCGGGTGGAAACAGCTCTGCATTGAGAGATCTGTCTATCGCCCGCGCAACCTCAGTTGTCGATGTGTGGATGGGCATTGTCGATGGAATCGTAACACACTCGTGCTTTGAGCAAACAATACTAGAACGTAGAGGAAACCGTCTCCGTAGATGGGAAATGGATAAATTTGCGCCACCTAGCTTTCAGCACTCGCCAATGCACTTCAACCGAGCCTTGCATGACCGCTgccttcaacaaaacatgTGCTATTCGTTCGATGACCTTATATACGAAGGCCTGCCTGGCGCTCAGGATACCTTCCAACGAGAAAAGAGTGCCCACGTGATAGAATGTGACCTTCTGATCACGTGCTGAACTAAGAGCACATGACATTAAGACGATCACGTTCTGAACTTCTGATGACTAAGCAGATAAGCCCTTTCTTTCGCTTCGTTCGCAGGCATGCGAACCCCATTATTCAGGGACCACACACCTCGGAAAATGTTGAGAGCATCGAGATAAGGTTTAGTTGATGTAAATCTCAGTCCAGAGCTCAAGCGAATAGAGCGAGCGCAGAATTCCCATTGGATTTTAAAGGACTAAGATGGCGTCTTCAGTTGGTGGTGTGCTTTCCGGAGTAAATCCGTTTCACTACAACGCTAGCGCTCCTTACACCCTTTTTTTAATACAGGCGTGCATTATCCTGGTGCTCTCGAATGGAATACATGCCGTTATGTCTAGGATGAGACAGCCGAAAGTAATTTCGGAGGTTCTCGCAGGAGTCATTCTGGGCCCAACCGCATTTGGCCAAATCCCACACTACACAGAAACCATCTTTCCCAAGAGCTCGATATCCGGGCTGACGCTGGTTGCCAACCTGGGTATCATCCTGTTCATGTTCTTCCTGGGCCTAGAGGTTGACAACGGGTTCATCAGGCAGAACGGGCGCACAGCATTGTCCATCGGGCTCGCAACGCTAGCGGTGCCGTTTGGGTTCGGGTGTTTGTTTGCGCTGCCGCTGTACAACAATTACATGAAGTCGGATGACACACCTGAAGTCAAGTTTACCGTTTTCATGGTTTTCATCGCGGTATCATTCGCCGTCACGGCATTTCCAGTTCTGTGTCGAATCTTGGCAGAGCTGAGGCTCGTAAAGGAGCGCGTGGGGGTCATTGTTCTGACCGCAGGAACCATGAATGACGTGGTAGGCTGGACCCTGTTAGCGCTGTGTATTATCCTGTCGAACTCGCAGTCGGACCCCGTTAATGTGGTTTACATTCTCCTGTGTACTGCGGGTTGGATATTACTTTATGTGTTCCCACTGCGCTACGCGCTCAGGTGGTGTCTTGTTAAGACCAATGAGCTAAAGAGGGAAAAGCCTTCCTCTCTGAGCACGCTCTGTATCCTGGTCCTGGCTTTTCTTAGTGCCTACTTCACAGATATCATCGGCGTGCATCCGATTTTCGGTGCTTTTATAGCAGGCCTTATTGTGCCCCGGGAGGAAGGCTACGTCATCAAGCTTGCCGAAAGAATGGAAGACATCCCAAACCTAGTGATGATTCCAATATACTTTACGATCGCAGGACTTAACGTCAACCTGACCTTGCTTAACAAAGGAAGAGACTGGGGGTTTGCAATCGCCAGTATCGCCATTGCTGTCGCGACGAAGGCGCTTTCCGGGGCATTACTCTCTAAGTTCCATGGGCTCTTCTGGAGAGAATCATTTGCAGTCGGCGTCTTGATGTCTTGCAAGGGTATTGTTGAAATTGTCGTTTTAAGTACTGGTTTGAATGCGGGAATCATTTCTGAGAAAGTTTATGCCATGTTTATATTCATGGCGCTGATTTCGACCTTCATAACCACACCCTTAACCGTTTGGATCTTGCCTGAATCCTACAGAGATAAAGTGGAGGACATTCTCAGCGAACAGAGAGCCAAAGAACATAAGGAGTGCGAAGTAAAAGGAGAGTCCACCGGAGCTTTTAGCTTTCCAGAGAAGTGGCCAATTCAACGCATTGTCGTTGTGCTTAATGACGCCGAGAGTTTGGCTGCAACTCTGTCAGTTCTGCAGTGTATCATCGGTGCACATCACAATCACTTTTATACGCCGTCCAAAGAGTGTGTGACGCGGATCATCACgaaggatgaagaagctcatacGTTGTGTGCGTCTCCGACTATAAAGCATATCGAGAACGAGGCCGATCTGGTTGTCAAAACGTTGTACCTCAGGCAGCTCACCGACCGTACCACGGACGTGATATCAACGTCTTCGGTCGAAAACTCAAAACAACTTTTAGCTAGTGACAGCACGCTcagaaccttcaaaattttcgctGACTTGTTTTCCATTAGATATGATAACGAAACAATGTTCTCTAATGCCAGAGAAAAGGTGCTGAATATTGCCAGTATCCCATTTTCTACCTCAGACATACTTTTGTTTCCACTAAAAGGGAACCTTGATGTGAAAGAGCCCTGGCTAAGCGATGGATTGGGCCAGAAGACGTCGGATATCATGCAACGTCTGGGTTCTCAAAATGAACTTCCTGAAGACTTCGTCAATAAATTGGCCACTTCGGTGAAAACTAACGTCGTTTTGTATTTTGCAAATCAAGATCAAGAGCTCACTACGGAACAAACGAAAGAGTCGGAACAAATTATATTGATTCTGCCAAGTTCGAGCCTTGTAAGTTCTGACTACCTTGCGTTGTTCTTGACGCTTATTGTTTATCAAGGGCATCGGAGAAATGGAAAGCTTGCGGAGCTTTTCATCCTTTGTAATCAGAAAAACAAAGACTCAAGGCGTATACTTGACCAATGGTTTGCGGCATTTGAAGTTAGCGATGCGCGCTTGCAGGGGATTGAAGTAGCTGGAGATTTGGATTGTGATGACACTGAAGGGGAGTCGTCCTTAAGTAAAACTTCAACGGCAAGCCCGAAACTGATGTCCCTGCTAAGCAATGACGCAAGAACCGTTGTTTTTGTGGGTGATTCTGAATTTTACAGAAAGGGTAAGCTCAATTCGTGCTCCCTAGACTTAGTGTCAGCTGCTTCACACTTTAAGGCAGACCTAGTTATCTGCAATCATCCGCCAAGCCTGACCTGCTGCGAGCAAAGTTGATGAAATTTGCTTCTATGCCAAATTGATGTCTACTTTATTCTTCAAGACACTATTGCGCTAGCTATTTATCGATGTCAACTGCTTCAGAGCGGTTGAGGCTTCACTTTGCTGCTGTCTGGTTTCTTCCTCACAACTTCTCCATCCAGCAAAATGACAGAACCAGCCGTGCCCGCTCAAAATGCTAAGACAGAAGTTGGTAGCGGAACATGAGCGCCATGTTTTAGGGAACTGATAATGTTTGACCGTAGGGACTTTCAATGCCGCAGTTTCAATCACCGCCATATGTGCAGACACCAGCCGTGAGTCGGAAATTTGCCATAGCTTTGTTGCTAGCCAACTAGTGAGACCAAAAGTACGTAAATTTCCAAAGCAACAAATTGCGACTGTCTTGGAAAATCATTCCTAATATGTTGTAGCATACAACTTTGTAAGCCACCCGTCTAAAGAAACCAAATCGGATAACGAACTACCCTATAATGAACTTGTAAAACATATATCTTCGAGGAAGTTTAATCGGGGCACCTTGCCGTAATCTGGGTCCTAAAGCGCCGAGCTTTGACGCCTTATTTGTGTGCTATTTATTTTTGTTAGCACCTGTACATTTATAATGCATCCAGGTTTATCAGCGTGGCTTCTCCACAATTACAATAAAGCCGGCACGGGAAGAGTGTGCGTTGTTTGCCACCTTCGAGAATTTTCGCGATGTGGCGTTTGGGTATTGTTTTCCCCAGGATTCTACAACTAATAGACTACTACTTATGACAGTCAATAAGTGCGTCGAATTATGTTGGAAATTTCGCTGAGGGATAGGCTTGTTGGTTTAAGACCCTTGGGCGCCCTCTTCTGGTATTTTTTTTAGTAAAACTTACTGTGTGATCAACAATAATATTCTGACGCGCTAGAAATTACCGCTAAATTTTTCTCTGTTCTGGCAAAGACCTTCGTGGTACTTGAGTAAGAAAATTCTAGCGATTTGGAAGCTCTGGTGAAAAAGCCCTCAATGCGCTAtcccaaaaaaaacaaatggCAAGCTTTAGTGGAATTCCATTTCTTGCGCTTGACAATTCATGGGCACCCATTACAATCCTCAATGAGAAACACCAAAGGTGGCGGTCTAAACCTCATGGAGCCCGAAATGAGCTACTCTACGAATTTCCAAGCCCTAAAAATATTCCCACCCCTTCTAAAACGGCAAATTTTGTAGTCTCACAAAACCTGACCGCCTGGCTCCACTCTTCTATGACCTTGATAGACAAGTACTAACACACTCCAGCCCAACACGAGAAAATTGTTCGATCTTCACTCCCAGCATCTGTGATATATAATGCTTCAACAGCCTCTATTACACATAGAAGGTCTCTTGGCCCAGTTGGTTAAGGCACCGTGCTAATAACGCGGGGATCAGCGGTTCGATCCCGCTAGAGACCATCCTTTTTAGTCTTTACACTCCTTTCTCGTAATAAGTGACCATTCGCGAcctcgaaaatttttttcccTACGCTCTCCCAATTGAAGAGAAGCGGGCAAGGGCTTTGATGCATGGGTAAAAAAACAAGTCGGGCTCAGCACATTCAAGGTTTATCCGGTTTGTAGCAGGAATACAAGGAATTGAAAGTGGTTGATTGTGGGGAAAACGCGGTTCGAACAGTCAGAAATCAGATACAACTactggtttttttttcactcAAGGCCGTCTTAGCTAAGTGCATTGGAATTCCTCAACgctcatttttctttttcttgaaccGAGTTCATCGTCCAGCGATCGGTTGACCTTCGTTGATTAGTTGAACTGAGACTGAATTGTGAGT
The Lachancea thermotolerans CBS 6340 chromosome G complete sequence genome window above contains:
- the SDS3 gene encoding Sds3p (similar to uniprot|P40505 Saccharomyces cerevisiae YIL084C) is translated as MKVCSNRNRSRDAANEAGSGGSAVRGRSSPSLSEEQVTNSNTLPAISRKDKRRHNFESKVRKVSQNFSLDRDTHYRNRLTSLQTTLTTLHQGNSVQFLRKLRDLEEERDYELVRLRLFEEYRVNRSGIEFQEDIEKTKAEHEKVIKLCKEKLYESLESKMKKLQEERLLMDVANAHSYSMDYSRTKFQKTTRSATASAWDSSPNEFGKEISANESATDTGTERRSLRRRLATTAASRAMSDEQDAPSAKDSPAPLSYNSTSSESRFLQGISDSTDLQALLFGDKDREVKKTRATNRLSTKAAPPLQSLKPEEVTEDIALIRSLTGQPPAPFKNL
- the TRM12 gene encoding tRNA(Phe) (4-demethylwyosine(37)-C(7)) aminocarboxypropyltransferase (similar to uniprot|Q04235 Saccharomyces cerevisiae YML005W TRM12 Putative tRNA methyltransferase has a role in tRNA modification S-adenosylmethionine- dependent methyltransferase of the seven beta-strand family), translated to MGKVELLVAETSYLKLIKSSLEANGAFVKPIHFEDGCKIVRTAYDMDDARVQEILETYKGVKAREYTVQEAAIFDRVSRFTDEYLTKNGISAADRVELAAHIPLRYTLYHPVVLFNNSAERSFLHASWQNVLQKPENSQFFKLMLQELFPQYTHAATNMPIVEHDVMRRPFHLVPLEGCLFEGEACEQTWDEPTPRDFTRSVWCHVVQNGIHQFWSPVFTMFSRGNIKEKKRILDTYPDIGGRDIVDLYAGIGYFTLSYLKAGARRVFCFELNPWSTEGLRRGVAFNNFRGECHVFQESNVNCIARLAQFQNLEIRHINLGLLPSSAQGYPLALSLVRDRSALSLTTLHIHENVHLDSLTSGQFTEQTVNHLQEIEPLFQYRARHLEKIKTFAPDVWHVCLDVDVHVPGR
- the CRZ1 gene encoding DNA-binding transcription factor CRZ1 (some similarities with uniprot|P53968 Saccharomyces cerevisiae YNL027W CRZ1 Transcription factor that activates transcription of genes involved in stress response nuclear localization is positively regulated by calcineurin-mediated dephosphorylation) — protein: MDFNQFMSYQEKSGEKSNTNSPKDTPQGGSGLFPGSGGREEPAQLTLNTGFNGWAGTSRHVSEAESIFLSPLSEDSPRGFPVGQRLATPTINIEQTQEPFDENDAMRAFVGNIQEPFDSLGLGFQNELQGAPSSFSPAHSMLSPHFNDDFVSTRSASVHSATSDSGRTAGAHRVDIALSPVASRLTTGDDELDEILSVRSGPDPFGDIDYPQESQSIPAQDVSSFLSPVDNMFGFGDSSAYSDPAPLPANFSRPQISVQEFQVITPAEMSKSPQVSASPSPSNSFQGGPSQQNTNLLSVERDDVAVTSDDEEVHDLMRQGRKVRRKSAQGFVRSPSRGRSLSVDEKARSLSENRERLLELAALKPSKSHNDRSEEQSDGYDFTEEDSLPMNVSGVTRRKSIQKNPAVYACELCDKKFTRPYNLKSHLRTHTDERPFACAICGKAFARQHDRKRHEDLHTGKKRYTCKGKLKDGTQWGCGKKFARSDALGRHFKTEGGKRCIAPLYEEVTREREAGRKPEIDLPIDI
- the SAM50 gene encoding SAM complex subunit SAM50 (similar to uniprot|P53969 Saccharomyces cerevisiae YNL026W SAM50 Essential component of the Sorting and Assembly Machinery (SAM complex) of the mitochondrial outer membrane the authentic non-tagged protein was localized to the mitochondria), with the translated sequence MNGPASDNEELETRILEASQRSSKLEEIDLEHQKVLQNQQLLYAKDLFSNKAHTPVHVSSVVVNNAECVRPSVLQNYLDQTITRATTFEHLCELSDILNMKLISNGLVENCTQTLDSRGVLHYELQDSDPKPSYATPHSTGHTVSVVDIVPIVNLQPLKKISAKTGTNIGNGEGDGYLQLQWRNALGGGEKFTFDATKGTKTHSSYLFDYSQPLSPWWLWDCSVYKNSRSLGNMELLMRGTRASVRSAFEKHKHLNYELGVESLWRSTQATSTHSSDSLLLLAGDEVKNSLSHSVFWDTRDRPIFPLAGSFYKLTNELSPSKYWKCFFEASKVKSWRKNDFFTASFTLKGGYINNFSASKPLHISDKFHNGGSNDVRSFQLMGLGPKDLHDSLGGDAFVSYGVSLFSRLPFKRWSDSNFRLHAFFNGARLINTNGDQLKNCISSLAREHSTSTGIGLVLGHPVARFELNFGIPLTAHTSDSARKGFQYGIGLSFL